Proteins co-encoded in one Medicago truncatula cultivar Jemalong A17 chromosome 8, MtrunA17r5.0-ANR, whole genome shotgun sequence genomic window:
- the LOC11413393 gene encoding LOW QUALITY PROTEIN: G-type lectin S-receptor-like serine/threonine-protein kinase At1g67520 (The sequence of the model RefSeq protein was modified relative to this genomic sequence to represent the inferred CDS: inserted 1 base in 1 codon; substituted 1 base at 1 genomic stop codon): MISFKIEKQVVLIYLWLWWITTTNICVKAMKDSLRPGDTLNSNSSLCSKQGKYCLQFSNTMAIITYRCLVISTDNDTRVWMYDRNQPVDVKSAVLSLDYSGVLKIESQNRKLPIIIYSSPQPTNNTMATILDTGNFVLQQLHPNGTKSILWQSFDYPTNDLIPTMKLGVNRKTGHNWSLVSWMTPILINSGEFSLEWEPKQGELNIKKRSIVYWKSGKLKSNGIFENIPANVQHMYQYIIVSNKTEESFSFEVRDGKLMQWYLSPKGRLVGDDGYIANTDMCYGYNNDGGCQKWEDVPTCREPGEMFQEKAGRPSTDNSTWWFERDVTYSYSDCKMRCWKNCSCNGFQVLYDNLTGCIFYLWNSTQDVHMVPNTFYTLVKPTKSTPNSHVNAGRRWIWIGAAIASALLILCPLLLCLVKKKQKYALKDKKTKDLADSNKSYDIKDLEDDFKGHDIKVFNFTSILEATMEFSPENKLGQGGYRPVYKVILTYLFVITSNPLFYSKFDIVTTKSVFYAKNQKKSIYRNASKFFPFVLRCHGILATGQEVVVKRLSKTSGQGIVEFKNELVLICELQHTNLVQLLGCCIHEEERILIYEYMRNKSFDFYLFYCTKKKLLDWKKRLYIIEGIAQGLLYLLKYSRLKIIHRDLKASNILLDENMNAKISDFGMARMFAQQESTVNTNRIVGTYGYMSPEYAXEGICSTKSDVYSFGVLLLEIICGRKNNSFYDVDRPLNLIRHAWELWNDGEYLQLLDPSLNDTFVPEXVQRCIHVGLLCVEHYANDRPTMSDVISVLTNKYELTTIPKRPAFYVRNEIFDGESTSKVSDTYSMTGISTSCEVEVKI; encoded by the exons ATGATAAGCTTTAAAATAGAGAAACAAGTTGTATTGATATACTTATGGTTGTGGTGGATTACTACTACTAATATTTGTGTTAAAGCTATGAAAGATAGTTTAAGGCCAGGTGATACATTGAATTCCAATTCCTCTCTATGTTCTAAACAAGGCAAGTATTGTCTTCAATTCAGCAACACTATGGCCATTATAACATACCGTTGTTTGGTTATAAGTACTGATAACGACACAAGAGTGTGGATGTACGATAGAAATCAACCCGTAGACGTAAAATCAGCAGTTCTATCACTAGACTACTCTGGTGTGCTCAAAATAGAATCTCAAAATAGGAAATTACCAATAATCATTTACTCTTCACCTCAACCTACCAACAACACTATGGCCACTATTTTAGACACGGGTAACTTTGTGCTTCAACAACTTCACCCAAATGGGACAAAGAGTATATTATGGCAGAGTTTTGATTATCCCACAAATGATTTGATCCCAACGATGAAGTTGGGAGTTAATCGAAAAACTGGACATAATTGGTCATTGGTTTCATGGATGACTCCTATTCTTATAAATTCAGGTGAGTTTAGTCTTGAATGGGAACCAAAACAAGGTGAATTGAACATCAAGAAACGCAGCATAGTGTATTGGAAAAGTGGAAAACTTAAAAGCAATGGAATATTCGAGAACATTCCCGCGAATGTTCAACATATGTATCAGTACATTATTGTCTCTAACAAGACGGAAGAGTCTTTCTCTTTCGAAGTTAGAGATGGAAAGTTAATGCAATGGTACCTATCCCCGAAGGGGAGGTTAGTAGGTGATGATGGATATATTGCTAATACAGATATGTGTTATGGATATAATAATGATGGAGGGTGCCAAAAATGGGAGGATGTACCAACTTGCAGGGAACCTGGTGAGATGTTTCAGGAAAAGGCGGGAAGACCAAGCACGGACAATTCAACGTGGTGGTTTGAACGGGATGTGACTTATAGTTACAGTGATTGCAAGATGAGATGTTGGAAAAATTGTAGCTGCAATGGATTCCAAGTATTGTATGATAATTTGACTGGATGTATATTCTATTTATGGAATTCGACACAAGATGTTCACATGGTTCCGAATACCTTTTACACCTTGGTAAAGCCAACAAAATCAACTCCGAATTCCCATG tcaatgCAGGTAGAAGGTGGATATGGATAGGTGCTGCAATCGCATCTGCTTTACTCATATTATGTCCACTCCTTTTATGCTTagtcaaaaagaaacaaaaatatgcaCTTAAAG ATAAGAAAACTAAAGATTTGGCGGATTCCAATAAATCATATGATATCAAAGATCTTGAAGACGATTTCAAGGGACATGATATAAAAGTTTTTAACTTTACATCAATTTTGGAAGCAACTATGGAGTTTTCCCCAGAAAACAAATTAGGACAGGGAGGCTATAGACCTGTTTACAAGGTGATTTTAACCTATT TATTTGTGATTACTTCAAAtccattattttattcaaagtTTGATATTGTAACTACAAAAAGTGTATTTTATGCTAAGAACCAAAAGAAAAGTATTTACAGAAATGCAAGtaaattttttccttttgttttacGATGTCATGGAATCTTGGCAACAGGGCAAGAAGTTGTTGTAAAAAGACTCTCAAAAACATCTGGACAAGGAATTGTGGAATTCAAAAATGAATTGGTATTGATATGTGAGCTTCAGCACACAAACCTTGTACAACTACTTGGTTGTTGCATTCATGAAGAAGAAAGGATTCTAATTTACGAATACATGCGAAACAAAAGCTTCGATTTCTATCTATTTT ATTGTACAAAAAAGAAGTTGCTAGATTGGAAGAAGCGTTTGTACATAATAGAAGGAATTGCTCAAGGATTACTTTATCTTCTTAAGTACTCAAGACTCAAAATCATTCATAGAGACTTGAAGGCTAGCAACATACTTCTTGATGAGAATATGAATGCAAAAATTTCTGATTTCGGTATGGCAAGAATGTTCGCCCAGCAAGAATCAACCGTTAACACGAATAGGATTGTTGGGACATA TGGATACATGTCTCCAGAATATG ATGAAGGAATTTGTTCAACAAAGTCTGATGTATATAGCTTTGGAGTGTTGCTTCTTGAAATTATTtgtggaagaaaaaacaatagcttttatgatgttgatcgCCCACTAAACCTAATACGACAT GCATGGGAGCTATGGAACGATGGTGAGTATCTACAATTATTGGATCCATCATTAAATGACACTTTTGTTCCCGAATAAGTGCAAAGGTGCATTCATGTTGGTCTCTTATGTGTTGAGCATTATGCAAATGATCGTCCAACAATGTCTGATGTTATATCAGTGTTAACAAACAAATATGAACTCACAACCATACCAAAAAGACCAGCATTCTATGTTAGAAATGAGATATTTGACGGGGAAAGTACTTCAAAAGTGTCTGACACATATTCTATGACAGGGATTTCTACCTCATGTGAAGTAGAAGTGAAAATATAA